A single genomic interval of Streptomyces sp. NBC_00663 harbors:
- a CDS encoding lactonase family protein produces MNEPPRTAPPLRPAAGPPPARRPSRRTVLAALTASTATALPLISTAPAAAEDRPSDLLYIGTWGRSQVHAIRFDPARGTMTPLGSVAEVSSNWVTVHPTRPVLYVAGGEQGGLVRTFHVDDASGALRQTGEIQTEAVPGGSGGLSYIGLDEDADTLLVADFAAGSASTVQVHRDGGLGAVASTVQHTGSGPSPRQTSPHTHHVLIDPTRRFALVADFGADRVFVHRYDRTTHRMSDSTPTPSAYATAPGSGPRRLAFHPRGRTVYLLNELTADIEVLPWDATTGTLTPRQLLTTNAPGHTGVTSAAELAVSRDGRHVYVSNRGDNALVVFAVDQRTGRLTEAQRLPCGGVTPWSFSLHPECRWLFVANEASSTVNLFRVDPGTGQLTDTGTSVAVPNPDCVSIRRPRGTMSSTRP; encoded by the coding sequence ATGAACGAGCCGCCTCGCACCGCACCACCCCTCCGACCGGCCGCCGGCCCGCCACCGGCCCGGCGCCCCTCCCGCAGAACCGTCCTCGCCGCCCTGACGGCATCGACCGCGACCGCCCTGCCGCTGATCTCCACCGCCCCGGCCGCCGCCGAAGACCGCCCAAGCGACCTGCTCTACATCGGCACTTGGGGACGAAGCCAGGTGCACGCCATCCGCTTCGATCCGGCCCGCGGCACGATGACGCCCCTCGGCTCGGTGGCGGAGGTCAGCTCGAACTGGGTCACCGTGCACCCGACGCGGCCCGTCCTCTACGTCGCAGGCGGGGAGCAGGGCGGACTCGTCCGCACCTTCCATGTCGACGACGCCTCCGGTGCCCTCCGTCAGACCGGAGAGATACAGACCGAAGCGGTTCCGGGCGGCAGCGGGGGCCTGTCCTACATCGGTCTGGACGAGGACGCCGACACGCTGCTGGTCGCCGACTTCGCGGCCGGCTCCGCGTCGACCGTCCAGGTCCACCGCGACGGCGGACTCGGCGCGGTGGCCTCCACCGTGCAGCACACCGGCTCGGGGCCGAGCCCGCGGCAGACGAGCCCCCACACGCACCACGTACTCATCGATCCGACCCGCAGGTTCGCGCTGGTCGCGGACTTCGGCGCGGACCGTGTGTTCGTCCACCGCTACGACCGGACCACCCACCGGATGTCCGACAGCACCCCGACGCCCAGCGCCTACGCGACGGCTCCGGGATCGGGACCGCGGCGCCTGGCCTTCCACCCGCGCGGACGGACGGTCTACCTGCTGAACGAGCTGACCGCGGACATCGAGGTCCTGCCGTGGGACGCCACGACAGGAACACTGACACCACGCCAGCTCCTGACGACGAACGCGCCGGGGCACACCGGCGTCACCAGCGCCGCCGAACTCGCCGTCAGCCGTGACGGTCGGCATGTCTACGTCTCCAACCGGGGCGACAACGCCCTGGTCGTCTTCGCGGTCGACCAGCGGACCGGTCGGCTCACCGAGGCGCAGCGCCTGCCCTGTGGGGGTGTCACCCCCTGGAGCTTCTCCCTGCACCCCGAATGCCGGTGGCTGTTCGTCGCGAACGAGGCGAGCAGCACGGTCAACCTCTTCCGCGTGGACCCGGGCACCGGGCAACTCACCGACACCGGTACGTCCGTGGCCGTACCCAACCCCGACTGCGTCAGCATCCGTCGGCCCCGCGGCACCATGTCATCCACCCGACCCTGA
- a CDS encoding ABC transporter permease produces the protein MATVTQKAVTEPETEARGRPAKKSRAGGQRTATVIALRVLVIVVAVALWQMMSGPVVPEYAVSKPTEVYDALVDMLGSATGWTDIRVTAVEVLAGFGLGVAAGTVMGLVLGSFPLLGRVLEPLVAALNGIPKIALAPLFLLFFGIGPWSKITIAMTGVAFVVFYNVYLGLRLRERELVEVVQVMGGRRHHVLGYVTIPTLAAPFFAALKTGGPLAILGVIGGEFIASSEGVGHELFTAAQNLDAAAEFAGLIVLVAFTLALNGVLSALDTYALKCLGLAARRRPQPKG, from the coding sequence ATGGCAACCGTCACCCAGAAGGCCGTGACCGAGCCCGAGACCGAGGCCCGAGGCCGACCCGCCAAGAAGAGCCGTGCAGGCGGGCAGAGGACCGCCACCGTCATCGCACTTCGCGTGCTCGTGATCGTGGTCGCCGTCGCTCTGTGGCAGATGATGAGTGGACCCGTCGTACCCGAGTACGCGGTCAGCAAGCCCACCGAGGTGTACGACGCGCTAGTCGACATGCTCGGCTCGGCGACCGGCTGGACCGACATCCGGGTCACCGCCGTCGAGGTGCTGGCCGGCTTCGGCCTCGGAGTCGCCGCGGGCACCGTGATGGGCCTTGTCCTTGGTTCGTTCCCGCTGCTCGGCCGCGTCCTCGAACCGCTCGTGGCGGCGCTCAACGGCATTCCGAAGATCGCACTCGCGCCGCTGTTCCTGCTGTTCTTCGGCATCGGCCCCTGGTCGAAGATCACCATCGCGATGACGGGCGTCGCCTTCGTGGTCTTCTACAACGTCTACCTCGGCCTGCGGCTGCGGGAACGCGAACTCGTCGAGGTCGTCCAGGTGATGGGTGGACGCAGGCACCACGTCCTGGGCTACGTCACGATCCCGACGCTCGCGGCCCCTTTCTTCGCCGCGCTCAAGACCGGCGGACCGCTCGCCATCCTCGGAGTCATCGGCGGCGAGTTCATCGCGTCCTCCGAGGGAGTGGGCCACGAGCTCTTCACCGCGGCCCAGAACCTCGACGCGGCAGCCGAGTTCGCCGGTCTCATCGTCCTCGTCGCCTTTACTCTCGCGCTCAACGGAGTCCTGAGCGCGCTCGACACGTATGCCCTCAAGTGCCTCGGCCTCGCGGCCCGCCGGCGCCCGCAGCCCAAGGGCTGA
- a CDS encoding ABC transporter substrate-binding protein codes for MNHRRKHPSLVLSVSLLCGAALLTACGNDGSSSVGADGKTTVSVGVSGNVFDLSIRLAEEMGYFDQQNIKIKYVTLTAATGTSALQSGSVQFLNSSPTSYLAGLSKGLPELSIAHNGGGNPLGIVVSTAFAKKHSLTSKSPADQVAKALADSTAGASSANTKAEAGIFLKAHGVDPDELKWVSLPSPAADKAALVKGEVDWFITSEPIPLQVQHEGDGVVVADPTKVPEWSYEQAGYGQAVVVKKSYAKTDAKTVKGFATAVQQATTYLSSHPSDDKSVLAASRKTLPGVPDDVLSAAVEQVEWPETAKQDEAGWEKTVAFVKDGIGAVPDAKVTSDNWTNTYLP; via the coding sequence ATGAACCACCGTAGGAAGCACCCCTCGCTCGTCCTGTCCGTCTCCCTGCTGTGCGGCGCCGCGCTGCTGACCGCCTGCGGCAACGACGGCTCCTCGTCGGTCGGCGCGGACGGCAAGACGACCGTCTCGGTAGGGGTCAGCGGAAACGTCTTCGACCTGTCGATACGCCTGGCGGAGGAGATGGGCTATTTCGACCAGCAGAACATCAAGATCAAGTATGTGACGCTGACCGCCGCCACCGGAACGTCGGCCCTTCAGTCGGGTTCGGTGCAGTTCCTCAACTCCAGCCCGACGAGCTATCTCGCGGGTCTCTCCAAGGGGCTGCCGGAGCTGTCCATAGCCCACAACGGCGGCGGCAACCCGCTCGGCATCGTCGTCAGCACCGCGTTCGCGAAGAAGCACAGCCTGACCTCCAAGTCCCCCGCGGACCAGGTGGCCAAGGCCCTGGCCGACTCGACGGCGGGAGCCAGCTCCGCCAACACCAAGGCGGAGGCGGGCATTTTCCTCAAGGCCCACGGCGTCGACCCGGACGAGCTGAAGTGGGTGTCGCTGCCGAGCCCCGCCGCAGACAAGGCCGCGCTCGTCAAGGGCGAGGTCGACTGGTTCATCACCTCTGAACCCATTCCGCTGCAGGTCCAGCACGAGGGCGACGGTGTCGTGGTGGCCGATCCGACCAAGGTCCCCGAGTGGTCGTACGAACAGGCCGGCTACGGCCAGGCGGTGGTGGTGAAGAAGAGCTACGCGAAGACCGACGCGAAGACGGTGAAGGGATTCGCCACCGCGGTGCAGCAGGCGACCACCTACCTCAGCTCGCACCCCTCCGACGACAAGAGCGTGCTGGCCGCCTCGCGAAAGACCCTGCCGGGTGTGCCCGACGACGTGCTGAGCGCGGCCGTCGAACAGGTCGAATGGCCCGAGACCGCTAAGCAGGACGAAGCCGGATGGGAGAAGACCGTCGCGTTCGTGAAGGACGGCATCGGCGCGGTGCCCGACGCGAAGGTGACCTCCGACAACTGGACCAACACCTACCTGCCGTGA
- a CDS encoding carboxylesterase/lipase family protein produces MDTEAGRVQGIACKDRTVTVFRGIPYAAPPVGDLRWRPPQPPPRWEDVRPADRFGPMCPQAPTEAAATGVDVPMSEDCLSLNIWTGAPSGEEKRPVLVWIYGGGFREGTGAHPRYDGEKLARRGIVVVTFNYRLGVFGFLATPELSAESEHGSSGNYGLLDCVAALRWVRDNIERFGGDPGRVTIAGQSAGAGLVNFLAMSPLAKGLFHRAIAQSHARYARDPELRYLSTSYRLPVDAERAGIRYLLERGARGIGQLRSLDWHKLVDGSHPLDTGVDTCGTAAPPLLRPVLDGWAIPAGYDETYSKGLQNDVDYLTGNNLDESGAVPGVLVASLRTGRRTVRPGSPPVHLTLEQHRGAARRKFGPLADEFLRLYPAGTDDEAARASSAAARDNSRLSTYLWGVDWTRRTSGSLHTYFWTHRTRAKGRGLRGASHGSEIDYVFHNPDGGTASWTEEDHEAARNLSAYWVNFVASGDPNGSGLPPWPAFSPDTATVMELGAQFRPTPVSDPARIDFWTRFFRTQQAW; encoded by the coding sequence GTGGACACCGAAGCCGGACGCGTCCAGGGCATCGCCTGCAAAGACCGCACCGTCACCGTCTTTCGCGGCATCCCGTACGCGGCCCCGCCCGTCGGGGATCTGCGCTGGCGACCGCCGCAGCCACCACCGCGCTGGGAGGACGTGCGGCCGGCCGACCGGTTCGGCCCGATGTGCCCCCAGGCCCCGACCGAGGCGGCGGCGACCGGCGTCGACGTGCCGATGAGCGAGGACTGCCTCAGCCTGAACATCTGGACGGGCGCACCCTCCGGCGAGGAGAAGCGCCCGGTCCTGGTCTGGATCTACGGGGGCGGCTTCCGCGAGGGGACCGGAGCGCACCCCCGCTACGACGGTGAGAAGCTCGCCCGCCGGGGCATCGTCGTCGTCACCTTCAACTACCGTCTCGGCGTCTTCGGTTTCCTCGCCACCCCCGAACTGAGCGCGGAGTCCGAGCACGGCTCCAGCGGCAACTACGGCCTGCTGGACTGTGTCGCCGCTCTGCGCTGGGTACGCGACAACATCGAGCGGTTCGGCGGCGATCCGGGCCGCGTCACCATCGCGGGCCAGTCCGCGGGCGCCGGCCTGGTCAACTTCCTGGCCATGTCCCCGCTCGCCAAGGGCTTGTTCCACCGGGCGATCGCCCAGAGCCACGCCCGCTACGCCCGCGATCCCGAGCTGCGCTACCTGTCCACCTCGTACCGCCTCCCGGTGGACGCGGAGCGCGCGGGCATCCGCTACCTGCTCGAACGCGGCGCCCGGGGTATCGGTCAGCTCCGCTCCCTGGACTGGCACAAGCTGGTCGACGGCAGCCACCCCCTCGATACCGGCGTGGACACGTGCGGCACCGCGGCACCCCCGCTGCTGCGCCCGGTTCTCGACGGATGGGCGATCCCCGCCGGCTACGACGAGACCTACTCCAAGGGGCTGCAGAACGACGTCGACTACCTCACCGGGAACAACCTCGACGAAAGCGGCGCGGTCCCCGGTGTGCTGGTCGCAAGCCTGCGCACCGGCCGCCGTACGGTCCGGCCCGGATCGCCGCCGGTCCACCTCACACTGGAGCAGCACCGGGGCGCCGCGCGCCGGAAGTTCGGCCCGCTCGCCGACGAATTCCTGAGGCTGTACCCAGCCGGCACGGACGACGAGGCGGCGCGTGCGAGCAGCGCCGCCGCGCGTGACAACTCCCGCCTGTCCACCTACCTGTGGGGCGTGGACTGGACCCGCCGTACCAGCGGCAGCCTGCACACCTACTTCTGGACCCACCGCACTCGGGCGAAGGGCCGCGGCCTGCGCGGGGCGTCACACGGATCCGAGATCGACTACGTCTTCCACAACCCCGACGGCGGCACGGCCTCCTGGACCGAAGAGGATCACGAGGCCGCACGGAACCTCTCCGCGTACTGGGTCAACTTCGTCGCCTCAGGAGACCCCAACGGCAGCGGGCTGCCCCCTTGGCCCGCCTTCTCGCCGGACACCGCGACCGTGATGGAACTCGGCGCGCAGTTCCGTCCGACCCCGGTGTCGGACCCGGCACGCATCGATTTCTGGACGCGCTTTTTCCGTACGCAACAAGCCTGGTGA